In Paenibacillus guangzhouensis, a single window of DNA contains:
- a CDS encoding TetR/AcrR family transcriptional regulator yields the protein MANNRSTSDKLLQAAVDLMAEKGYDGTSTKEIAQAAGVNEVTLFRHFGTKGNLLEAALQHNHYADEMTKLFHDDLVGDLHADLLLISRTYHKIMNRNRKLIAIAQKGGSTLPEGVQVEADRHPQQLKKLLTEYLIKMSHEQKATITNPEIQALSFMWMHYGAFNSVLSSNVLESFIEESTRLFTKALTT from the coding sequence ATGGCAAATAATCGAAGTACAAGTGATAAGCTGCTCCAGGCAGCGGTAGATCTTATGGCTGAGAAAGGGTATGACGGGACGTCGACCAAAGAGATTGCGCAGGCCGCAGGAGTGAATGAAGTGACGTTATTTCGCCACTTCGGTACGAAGGGGAACCTGCTCGAAGCCGCATTACAGCACAATCATTATGCAGATGAGATGACGAAACTGTTCCATGACGATCTGGTAGGTGACCTGCATGCAGATTTACTCCTTATTAGCCGAACGTACCATAAGATCATGAATCGGAATCGCAAATTAATTGCTATTGCGCAGAAGGGCGGCAGCACACTTCCCGAGGGAGTACAGGTGGAAGCGGACCGACATCCACAGCAGCTCAAGAAATTGTTGACGGAATATCTGATCAAGATGTCTCACGAACAGAAAGCAACAATCACCAATCCGGAAATCCAGGCATTATCCTTCATGTGGATGCATTATGGTGCGTTTAATAGCGTGCTTAGTTCAAATGTGCTGGAGTCGTTTATTGAAGAGAGTACGCGACTATTTACGAAGGCGTTGACGACTTAA
- a CDS encoding LamG-like jellyroll fold domain-containing protein, which translates to MEIKQSRFGISRAMSKLLIAAMVLQLFTTWVGMGRGDAAEAASHTTTKRPDGKNLVFPVVSDIHIGHTPKDVPKWQMVLNQLKAIAPNYDALAAVGDITDSGTVQQYDTLMSNYNNLKVPSAVSLFSIGNHDYINGSASAMQQRFKDKTGMSGIYYDQWINGYHFIILGSEDGTRDGTLSDTQLNWLDTKLAEEADPNKPIFVFLHQPITNTVYGSDLWGHKQNATKLYNTIAKYPQVITFSGHSHYVLDDPGSISQRDFTAVGTAAVRYPELEPGKIQGIHPSDEITQGLVVEVFDNEVRIKRRDFHTNAWTGDDWVVKYPAVKSQFTYTDDRDKVKPVFPSSAKAAIDPSSIGPKQMRVTFDQATDNLFVRSYEVKAVNAATGGTVQSFLAFAQQYDDPAPAQLSFDISGLQPETKYRIEVTAIDSFNNRSDIPLKVEATTGNKPALEKPVADVIDIDFIDGTGKDRSPAQNHATSTGSSAKIVYSPEFKKYVARMNGTTDEYFSIPVSSSIKNVKNQFTLESLFKLNSTRNQDVFGNTQSSGVIFESTTGGKMELWAHIGGSYKRLGVQVEPNKIYHLVATYDGAQILLFLNGTQVGSMAASGTIAQSDIQFAIGADPEANNRGNYVLDGDVSVARFYSYAIYPEQVQMLYNELSQRLSIEELNTLYNDIQSARQLANDTSVVGTNPGQYPASAMAAYAAKINAAELVLKSRTVTKSEVQAAIEQLKTAKTELDKSKIEPETNHVTALTASKDTVEESQTFTVKLAINRVTKSVYAEDVTMQYDANLLEYVDAKSLQSNLHLIPNASQNPGTLRFILASMGADKGISGNTDVLEMTFKAKSVEQAASAKVSVNKTVLADENGQELEASLSNVQVQVTPDTGPSSPDVNHDGKVSIGDLAIIAAHYGKSTSSPDWQQVKQYDLNRDGIIDISDLSAVASQIIK; encoded by the coding sequence ATGGAGATCAAACAGAGTCGCTTCGGGATATCACGAGCGATGTCGAAGCTGCTAATTGCTGCAATGGTTCTTCAATTATTCACCACGTGGGTGGGCATGGGTCGAGGGGATGCTGCGGAAGCAGCGTCCCACACGACAACGAAGCGCCCGGATGGCAAGAATCTTGTCTTTCCTGTCGTCAGTGACATTCACATCGGTCATACACCGAAGGACGTGCCGAAGTGGCAAATGGTCTTGAACCAGTTGAAGGCGATCGCGCCGAATTATGACGCGCTAGCAGCCGTTGGCGATATTACGGACAGCGGGACCGTCCAGCAATATGATACATTGATGAGCAACTACAACAACTTGAAGGTTCCTAGCGCGGTATCACTATTCTCAATAGGGAACCATGATTACATCAATGGCAGCGCAAGCGCGATGCAGCAGCGTTTCAAAGACAAGACGGGCATGAGCGGCATTTATTATGACCAATGGATCAATGGATATCATTTCATAATTCTAGGCAGCGAAGATGGGACGCGGGATGGAACATTGTCCGATACCCAGCTGAACTGGCTGGATACGAAACTAGCGGAAGAAGCAGATCCGAATAAGCCCATCTTCGTATTCTTGCATCAACCGATAACGAATACGGTATACGGCAGCGATTTGTGGGGACATAAGCAGAATGCAACGAAGCTGTACAATACGATCGCAAAATATCCGCAAGTGATTACATTTTCGGGTCACTCCCATTATGTTCTTGACGACCCAGGTTCCATCAGCCAACGCGACTTCACGGCGGTGGGAACCGCAGCGGTTCGTTATCCCGAATTAGAGCCAGGGAAGATTCAAGGGATTCATCCAAGTGATGAGATTACGCAGGGACTGGTCGTCGAAGTGTTCGATAACGAAGTGCGCATCAAACGCAGAGATTTCCATACGAACGCATGGACCGGTGACGATTGGGTCGTCAAGTATCCGGCCGTGAAGAGTCAATTCACGTACACGGATGACCGGGATAAAGTGAAACCTGTTTTCCCGAGTTCGGCCAAAGCGGCGATAGATCCATCCAGCATAGGTCCGAAGCAAATGCGTGTAACATTCGATCAAGCCACGGATAATCTATTTGTTCGTTCTTATGAAGTGAAAGCCGTAAACGCAGCGACTGGCGGCACGGTACAATCGTTCCTCGCGTTCGCTCAGCAATACGATGACCCGGCACCAGCGCAGCTCTCCTTCGATATCAGCGGTCTCCAGCCGGAGACGAAGTATCGGATTGAAGTGACAGCGATCGATTCGTTCAATAACCGCAGCGATATTCCGCTTAAGGTAGAGGCGACAACAGGCAACAAGCCAGCGCTCGAGAAGCCTGTGGCGGATGTCATTGATATCGACTTCATCGATGGCACGGGTAAAGATCGTTCGCCAGCACAGAATCATGCAACCTCAACAGGCAGCAGTGCAAAGATCGTCTACAGCCCGGAGTTCAAAAAGTACGTTGCGCGCATGAATGGGACGACAGACGAATATTTTAGCATTCCGGTCAGCAGCTCCATTAAAAATGTGAAGAACCAATTTACGCTAGAATCCCTATTTAAATTGAACTCGACGCGCAACCAGGATGTATTCGGGAATACGCAGAGCTCCGGCGTTATTTTCGAATCGACGACAGGCGGGAAGATGGAGCTGTGGGCGCATATCGGCGGCAGTTATAAACGATTAGGCGTTCAAGTGGAACCGAACAAGATCTATCACCTCGTCGCAACCTATGATGGCGCTCAAATTCTCCTCTTCTTAAACGGTACGCAAGTCGGTTCCATGGCAGCCTCTGGTACGATCGCGCAATCGGATATCCAATTCGCCATTGGCGCGGACCCTGAAGCGAACAATCGCGGAAATTACGTGTTGGATGGTGATGTGAGTGTCGCGAGGTTCTACAGCTATGCGATCTACCCTGAACAAGTACAAATGCTCTATAACGAATTGTCGCAGCGCTTGTCCATCGAAGAACTGAACACGCTGTACAATGATATTCAGTCCGCAAGACAATTAGCGAACGATACTTCGGTCGTAGGTACGAATCCTGGACAATATCCAGCGAGCGCGATGGCGGCATATGCTGCGAAGATCAATGCGGCGGAGCTTGTGCTGAAGTCGAGAACCGTGACGAAGAGCGAAGTTCAAGCTGCCATCGAGCAGTTGAAGACAGCGAAGACGGAGTTGGATAAGTCCAAGATCGAACCTGAGACGAACCATGTGACAGCTCTGACAGCTAGTAAAGATACTGTGGAAGAAAGTCAGACGTTCACGGTCAAGCTGGCGATCAATCGGGTAACGAAGAGCGTCTACGCTGAAGATGTAACCATGCAATACGATGCGAACCTGCTGGAATATGTAGATGCGAAGTCGTTGCAATCGAATCTTCATCTCATACCGAATGCGTCACAGAACCCGGGAACGCTCCGATTCATCCTTGCGAGCATGGGCGCGGATAAAGGAATCTCAGGCAATACGGATGTGCTTGAAATGACATTCAAGGCTAAATCGGTGGAGCAAGCCGCATCGGCCAAAGTTTCCGTGAACAAAACAGTGCTCGCGGATGAGAATGGTCAAGAACTTGAAGCAAGTCTGTCGAATGTCCAAGTCCAAGTAACACCTGACACCGGCCCTAGTTCGCCTGATGTGAACCATGACGGCAAAGTCAGTATCGGTGACCTCGCGATTATTGCAGCGCATTATGGCAAGTCGACATCGAGCCCAGATTGGCAGCAGGTGAAGCAGTATGACTTGAACCGAGATGGCATAATCGACATTTCTGATCTATCGGCGGTTGCTTCTCAGATAATCAAGTAA
- a CDS encoding HelD family protein, which translates to MEDTFQSAYQDELRQLEIAQAQIDTQLAKLRNTPVYTGSDFTEQVLEDTREQRRQRLSRAENEPYFGRLDFQSGHAASPTPLYIGKVGVNHGDDQEIEQENPLVIDWRAPIASLFYSFTGGLEPASYESPDGMIEGLVYLKRNLVIRKRILQRVVDTYVRDSDQPAVSDEFLLYRLGENKDNRLRDIVSTIQAEQDQIIRAAKNTALMIQGVAGSGKTTVALHRLAFLLYQYQEQIRAERMIIFAPNQMFLNYISDVLPELGVGNIQQNTYADWAMNLLNLDVKLLPPSDMWSIWFESLDNRPVLNDDVSGRYKGSIRFRHWIDQSLEQLGANCVPEVDFEAWDGKILPLQTIRQWFFEEYQHYALAKRKERVLARINRWIEMELKPITNKVKLKEFKQKSSQRIKAYTKKWPDFNALAIYKALFQQGKRADSFPADRFESIPAGVVKETNATLKKGEIRHEDLAGLLYIHVKMHDIESSSRFDHIVIDEAQDFSPFQVAVLDLFVRNHSFTILGDLSQGIHAYQGIHEWHEMQSLFAASDTAYFALTRSYRSTMEIIDFANGILKHGVQTDLLAEPVFRSGQQVQVQSVASAEEVSFIQRAIEQFHQSDYNTTAMLTRTLQEAKELHAKLIDHGVNVNLIDGSKSEYLGGISVLPVYLSKGLEFDAVLLMDVDAHHYREGAMDAKLLYVGCTRALHELWVLYNDDLTPFITNSAS; encoded by the coding sequence ATGGAAGACACTTTTCAAAGTGCCTATCAAGACGAACTCCGTCAGCTCGAGATTGCCCAAGCGCAAATCGATACACAGCTGGCCAAACTACGCAATACGCCGGTCTACACCGGTAGTGATTTTACGGAACAAGTATTAGAGGATACCCGGGAGCAAAGACGTCAGCGTCTTAGTCGCGCAGAGAACGAACCGTATTTCGGACGTCTGGATTTCCAGTCAGGCCATGCTGCATCTCCCACACCTCTCTATATCGGAAAAGTCGGGGTCAATCATGGCGATGATCAGGAAATCGAACAGGAAAATCCGCTCGTCATTGATTGGCGTGCGCCGATCGCTAGCCTATTCTACTCGTTCACCGGCGGCCTCGAACCCGCTTCCTATGAATCGCCTGACGGCATGATCGAAGGACTCGTCTATCTCAAACGAAATCTGGTCATTCGCAAAAGAATTCTTCAGCGCGTCGTGGATACGTATGTCCGGGATAGCGACCAACCGGCTGTATCCGATGAATTTCTTCTCTATCGACTCGGGGAGAACAAAGATAACCGCTTGCGGGATATCGTCTCCACCATTCAAGCCGAACAGGATCAGATCATTCGGGCAGCCAAAAATACCGCTTTAATGATTCAAGGGGTTGCCGGAAGTGGTAAAACAACCGTCGCACTGCACCGTCTAGCCTTCCTGCTCTATCAATACCAAGAGCAAATACGTGCGGAACGCATGATTATTTTCGCACCGAACCAAATGTTCTTGAACTATATCTCGGATGTGCTGCCTGAACTAGGTGTCGGGAACATTCAGCAGAACACGTACGCAGATTGGGCGATGAACTTACTTAATTTAGACGTGAAGCTTCTTCCTCCATCCGATATGTGGTCGATTTGGTTCGAATCGCTGGATAACCGTCCAGTGCTCAACGATGATGTATCGGGGCGTTACAAGGGATCCATTCGATTCCGGCATTGGATTGATCAATCCCTCGAACAACTCGGCGCAAATTGTGTGCCTGAGGTTGATTTTGAAGCATGGGACGGCAAGATTCTTCCCCTTCAGACGATTCGACAATGGTTCTTCGAAGAGTACCAGCATTATGCGTTAGCCAAACGTAAAGAACGCGTCCTCGCCAGAATCAATCGCTGGATCGAGATGGAGCTCAAGCCGATTACGAACAAGGTGAAGCTCAAGGAATTCAAGCAGAAATCGAGTCAACGCATCAAAGCATATACGAAAAAATGGCCTGATTTCAATGCGCTTGCGATCTACAAAGCCTTGTTCCAACAAGGTAAACGGGCAGATAGCTTCCCTGCTGACCGGTTCGAATCGATTCCTGCAGGGGTTGTCAAAGAGACGAATGCAACGCTCAAAAAGGGAGAAATTCGACATGAGGATCTGGCGGGACTGCTCTATATCCATGTGAAAATGCACGATATTGAGAGCAGCTCACGATTCGACCATATCGTCATCGACGAAGCACAAGACTTCTCACCGTTCCAAGTAGCCGTTCTGGATCTATTCGTACGGAATCATTCCTTTACGATCCTTGGTGATCTCTCGCAAGGAATCCATGCCTACCAAGGCATTCATGAATGGCATGAAATGCAATCCTTATTCGCTGCCTCAGATACGGCTTATTTCGCACTGACACGCAGCTATCGATCGACGATGGAGATTATTGATTTCGCGAATGGGATTCTGAAACATGGCGTGCAGACGGACCTGCTCGCTGAGCCTGTCTTCCGCAGCGGCCAACAGGTGCAAGTTCAATCCGTCGCATCCGCGGAGGAAGTCTCTTTCATCCAACGGGCGATTGAACAATTTCATCAATCGGACTATAATACAACGGCTATGCTGACGCGCACGTTGCAGGAAGCCAAAGAACTACATGCTAAGCTTATAGATCACGGTGTTAACGTCAATCTCATCGACGGCAGCAAGAGCGAATACCTCGGCGGAATCTCTGTCCTGCCAGTCTATCTGTCCAAAGGATTAGAATTCGATGCTGTACTGCTAATGGACGTCGATGCGCACCATTACCGGGAAGGCGCAATGGATGCAAAGCTGCTCTATGTCGGATGTACTCGTGCATTACATGAACTTTGGGTGCTGTATAACGACGATTTGACGCCATTCATTACGAACTCGGCGAGCTAA